In one Nocardia tengchongensis genomic region, the following are encoded:
- a CDS encoding DUF5997 family protein: protein MSPDKNTQTMKPLTAANKLGIYLPATPAEFQSSPITRAQLEELRVNPPQWLTDLYANGPFPRDVVARKLGISNSGLARNGVNDALTHDEITALLADPPEWLVRERDNLVAVRKEAERVKEKEAARRAATNRPAKNLFGPK from the coding sequence GTGAGCCCGGACAAGAACACCCAAACCATGAAGCCGCTCACCGCGGCGAACAAACTCGGCATCTACCTCCCGGCTACACCGGCCGAGTTCCAGAGCTCACCCATCACCCGCGCCCAGCTCGAAGAGCTGCGGGTGAACCCGCCGCAGTGGCTCACCGACCTGTACGCCAACGGGCCGTTCCCGCGTGACGTGGTGGCCCGCAAACTCGGCATCTCCAACTCCGGCCTGGCTCGCAACGGCGTCAACGACGCGCTCACCCACGACGAGATCACCGCCCTGCTCGCCGACCCGCCCGAATGGCTGGTCCGTGAACGCGACAACCTGGTCGCCGTCCGCAAGGAAGCCGAGCGGGTCAAGGAGAAGGAGGCCGCGCGCCGCGCCGCCACGAACCGTCCGGCAAAGAACCTGTTCGGACCCAAGTAG
- a CDS encoding FAD/NAD(P)-binding protein encodes MLDNVLRIAMVGVGPRGLNVFEHICANARQLDIAAGVELVVIDSNRVGTGSVWRTDQSWICVTAPPASRSWSSAPANGCAAPDLVGRVLRRL; translated from the coding sequence ATGCTCGACAATGTTTTACGGATCGCTATGGTCGGCGTCGGTCCCAGGGGCCTGAATGTCTTCGAACATATTTGCGCCAATGCGCGTCAATTAGATATCGCCGCCGGGGTCGAGCTGGTGGTCATCGACTCGAATCGGGTCGGCACCGGCTCGGTCTGGCGGACCGATCAGTCGTGGATCTGCGTGACGGCCCCGCCGGCTTCCAGGAGCTGGAGCTCAGCACCGGCGAACGGCTGCGCGGCCCCGGACCTGGTGGGCCGGGTGCTGCGCAGGCTGTGA